The following DNA comes from Alienimonas californiensis.
GCAGGGCCTGTCCAAGCTATTCCAGACGACGGCGCTGGTCGCCCGCCGGCTGAACCGGGGGTTGGTCGTCTCCGGCGTGGCCCTCTGCCTGTACGAACGCGGCACCCGCCTGGCCGCGGACGTCTGCGAAGACCTGACTGCGTTCCTGGAGGACGCCGACCCGAGCGCCCCCTGGGCGAACACGCAGATCTTCAGCACCCGCATCCGGCGGAACATCAAGCTGGCGGAGGCGCCGAGTTTCGGCCAGCCGATCTTCAAGTACGCCCGCGCCTGCCCCGGGGCCAAGGACTACGCCGCCCTCACCCGCGAAGTGATTGCGATGGGCGCCCAGGCGCAACTGCGGGCCGCGGCGTAACGGAGGCGAGCGGGGGGCGTCAGCCCCCCGTGTGTTCGCACGCCCCCGAGAACACGGAGGGCTGACGCCCACCGCTCGCCTTCACTCCCCGCCCGGCGGACGCGTCATCAACGCGTCGACGGTGTCCGCGGCGGGTTTGCCCTCGAACAGCACGGCGTGCACTTCCCGGCAGACGGGCATCCGCACGCCCCGTTCTTTGGCCAGCGGGAGCACGCTGCGGACGGTGTTCACGCCCTCGGCGACCTTCGGCTGATCCTCGGTCACGGCGGAGGCCGGCTCGCCGCGGCCCAGTCGTTCGCCGACGGCCCGGTTGCGGCCGTGCTGGGACACGCAACTGGTGATGAGGTCTCCGATCCCCGCCAGCCCGGCGAACGTCTGCGGGTCCGCCCCGAAGGCGGCCCCGAACCGGGCGATCTCCGCGGCGCCGCGGGTGATGAGGGCGCTCTTCGAGTTGTCCCCCAGCCCCAGCCCGTCGCAGATGCCGGCGGCGACGGCGATCACGTTCTTCAACGCCCCGGCCAGTTCCACGCCGACGAGGTCGTCGTTCGTGTAGACCCGGAAACGGTCGGAGTTCATCAACCATTGCACGGCCTCGGCGTCGCCGGGCGTGTCGGAGGCGGCGACGACGCTCGCCGGCAGGCGCTTCGCCGCTTCCTCCGCATGGCATGGCCCGCCCAGCGCGGTGATCGGCCGCTCGCCGAGCGTTTCGCGGATGATCTCCGAGGGGCGGCGGAAGGAACCGAACTCGATCCC
Coding sequences within:
- a CDS encoding NAD(P)H-dependent glycerol-3-phosphate dehydrogenase codes for the protein MTAPAPPRSRDRPVTETVAVIGAGAMGTCCAKLIAENGHRVRLWARDPDQADAIRRDRENRRLLPGVTIPDGLVVTADPAEASTGADRLLIAVPTKYLRECLTELAPHLPAGVPALSVVKGIEFGSFRRPSEIIRETLGERPITALGGPCHAEEAAKRLPASVVAASDTPGDAEAVQWLMNSDRFRVYTNDDLVGVELAGALKNVIAVAAGICDGLGLGDNSKSALITRGAAEIARFGAAFGADPQTFAGLAGIGDLITSCVSQHGRNRAVGERLGRGEPASAVTEDQPKVAEGVNTVRSVLPLAKERGVRMPVCREVHAVLFEGKPAADTVDALMTRPPGGE